One window from the genome of Thalassospira xiamenensis M-5 = DSM 17429 encodes:
- the lexA gene encoding transcriptional repressor LexA: MLTRKQYELLVYIDNYLRDHGISPSFDEMKEALSLKSKSGIHRLITGLEERGFIRRLAHRARALEVLRLPDNNDDDAAETPNNVTSIASARKAAHRPATVPSAFSESGESVSLPLFGRIAAGTPIEALRDQTTMVQVPAALLGTGDHYALEVSGDSMIDAGILDGDTVLIQRCEQANDGSIVVALVDDAEATLKRLKRGRGEVLLEPANARYETRALSPDRVRIQGRLIGLLRQY, from the coding sequence ATGCTGACGCGCAAGCAATACGAATTGCTGGTCTATATCGATAATTACCTTCGCGATCATGGCATCTCGCCCTCTTTTGACGAGATGAAAGAAGCCCTGAGCCTGAAATCCAAATCCGGCATTCATCGCCTGATCACCGGGCTTGAGGAACGCGGTTTTATTCGCCGTCTCGCCCATCGGGCCCGCGCGCTCGAAGTCCTGCGTCTTCCCGATAATAATGATGACGACGCGGCGGAAACGCCCAACAATGTTACCTCTATCGCCTCCGCGCGAAAGGCTGCGCATCGGCCGGCAACCGTGCCTTCGGCCTTTTCGGAATCGGGTGAATCCGTTTCCCTGCCGCTGTTTGGCCGGATTGCGGCGGGTACCCCGATCGAAGCCCTTCGCGATCAGACCACAATGGTGCAGGTCCCGGCAGCGCTTCTGGGAACCGGCGATCACTATGCGCTTGAAGTTTCCGGTGATTCGATGATCGATGCCGGTATTCTCGATGGCGACACCGTCCTGATCCAGCGTTGCGAACAGGCCAATGATGGCTCCATCGTTGTCGCACTGGTCGACGACGCCGAAGCCACTCTGAAACGCCTGAAACGTGGCCGTGGCGAAGTTCTGCTGGAACCGGCCAATGCGCGTTATGAAACACGCGCGCTGTCGCCTGATCGTGTCCGCATTCAGGGACGTCTGATCGGTTTGCTCCGCCAATACTGA
- the gltX gene encoding glutamate--tRNA ligase, which translates to MTVVTRFAPSPTGFLHIGGARTALYNWLYAKHTGGKFLLRIEDTDRERSTPEAVEAIFDGLSWLGLTADEEPTFQFARRDRHAEVAHELIKAGKAYYCYCSQQELQEMREKARAEGRPMKYDGTWRDRDASDAPAGVKPVVRLKAPQDGDAVISDQVQGDVRVANEQLDDYVILRGDGTPTYMLSVVVDDHDMGITHVIRGDDHLTNAFRQKALYDAMGWDVPTFAHIPLIHGPDGAKLSKRHGALGVDAYRDEMGFLPEAVNNYLLRLGWGHGDEEIISQEQAIEWFDIKDVGKGAARFDFAKLTNLNGVYLRQADDTRLANDIAPLIAKQIGVDAIDAAQKEILIKGMSGLKERAKTLIELADSSAFYVTDGVMSFNEKAQSLIDSAPEGLFAELAKELDALESWTEENVDASVRNIAEKLDQKLGKVAQPLRAVLTGSNSSPGIFEVMIVLGKSQTLKRIRKFDAQ; encoded by the coding sequence ATGACGGTTGTTACCCGTTTTGCCCCGTCTCCGACCGGGTTTCTGCATATCGGCGGCGCACGCACCGCCCTTTATAACTGGCTTTATGCCAAACACACCGGCGGCAAATTCCTGCTGCGCATCGAAGACACCGACCGGGAACGGTCCACCCCCGAAGCCGTCGAAGCCATCTTTGATGGGCTAAGCTGGCTTGGCCTGACCGCAGACGAAGAACCGACCTTCCAGTTCGCCCGTCGCGACCGCCACGCCGAAGTCGCCCATGAACTGATCAAGGCTGGAAAAGCCTATTATTGCTATTGCTCGCAGCAAGAACTTCAGGAAATGCGCGAAAAGGCCCGCGCCGAAGGCCGCCCGATGAAATATGACGGCACCTGGCGCGACCGCGATGCATCCGACGCCCCGGCTGGCGTCAAGCCTGTCGTGCGTCTGAAGGCACCGCAGGACGGCGATGCCGTGATTTCCGATCAGGTACAGGGCGATGTCCGAGTTGCCAATGAACAGCTTGACGATTACGTTATTCTGCGTGGCGATGGCACCCCGACCTATATGCTGTCGGTCGTTGTCGATGACCACGATATGGGCATTACTCACGTGATCCGTGGCGATGACCATCTGACCAATGCGTTTCGCCAGAAGGCGCTTTACGACGCTATGGGATGGGATGTCCCGACCTTTGCCCATATTCCGCTGATCCACGGCCCGGACGGCGCCAAGCTGTCCAAACGCCATGGTGCGCTGGGTGTTGATGCCTATCGCGATGAAATGGGTTTCCTGCCCGAAGCCGTGAACAACTACCTGCTGCGTCTTGGCTGGGGTCACGGGGACGAGGAAATCATCTCCCAGGAACAGGCCATTGAATGGTTTGACATCAAAGATGTTGGCAAGGGTGCGGCACGTTTCGACTTTGCCAAATTGACCAACCTGAATGGCGTTTATCTGCGCCAAGCGGATGATACCCGCCTTGCAAACGACATTGCACCGCTGATCGCAAAACAGATTGGCGTCGATGCAATTGACGCAGCGCAAAAAGAAATCTTGATCAAAGGCATGTCAGGGCTTAAAGAAAGAGCCAAGACACTCATCGAGCTCGCCGACTCTTCGGCCTTCTATGTTACGGACGGCGTCATGTCGTTTAACGAGAAAGCTCAGTCCCTGATTGATAGCGCCCCCGAAGGCCTATTTGCCGAACTGGCAAAGGAACTCGACGCGCTTGAAAGCTGGACCGAAGAGAACGTTGACGCAAGCGTTCGCAACATTGCCGAAAAACTCGATCAGAAGCTCGGCAAAGTCGCGCAGCCCTTGCGGGCCGTGCTCACCGGTTCCAACTCATCGCCTGGCATCTTCGAAGTAATGATCGTGCTTGGCAAATCCCAAACGCTGAAACGCATCCGCAAATTCGATGCCCAATAA
- a CDS encoding ComEC/Rec2 family competence protein, with amino-acid sequence MILLLSGLWISRRWVLPFFGILLLAVFCGGLLIASIHLERAPSGLLTKTLYMTEIEGDITLLEPRGGRMRMTVAPMRIAGLEDRAFDWKVRLSLPGGDELSVGDHIVATARLFPLRAASVPGDPDFSRGLYLDGIGATGFVFGHKYSVTKKAETGMMQPVSDRIESLRLTIMTAIDQSLTGAEAGIAKALIVGERGDVSAEIADDLRKSGLAHLLAISGLHMGLLSGTVFFFLRFGMAAIPALALRFPIKKWAAIGAMVSAGIYLGLSGASVPTQRAFVTLTIVWIALLLDRRAISLRLVAFAALVVLILRPDAVLGPSFQLSFAAVSVLVAFYDGPGRRWFDKSGDRSWLFRLWLFFAGLVMTGLLVTAVTAPIIGFHFGRISMIGIVSNLIAIPVMAFWVMPLIVATLVLMPFGAGGLALWLMKPGLTLLIETASLAADQAWGLWHVEQFSAVFAIGIMMAMAWWLVWRGNAIARFAVIPLCVAIAAQILYRPADILVSGDQESWAIRDRVRDKLVLPEGISDFQQSVWMARFGIADHDAGNVIEKCDATVCSVRIAGRQVIIANDLANPFYACRHGDMIISLKRDMPRDICAPDVTVIDDDLLWWQGGVLIALRPDAAPVIETVRETSGIWPWIIIGGRVVK; translated from the coding sequence GTGATTCTTTTGCTGTCCGGATTGTGGATTTCGCGACGCTGGGTTTTGCCATTCTTTGGCATTCTGCTGCTGGCGGTTTTTTGTGGCGGGTTGCTGATTGCATCCATCCATCTTGAAAGGGCGCCATCCGGGCTTCTGACCAAGACGCTTTACATGACAGAGATCGAGGGCGACATCACGCTTCTGGAGCCACGGGGCGGGCGGATGCGCATGACCGTGGCACCAATGCGGATCGCGGGGCTTGAGGACCGGGCATTTGACTGGAAGGTGCGATTGAGCCTTCCAGGTGGCGATGAGCTTTCCGTCGGGGATCATATCGTGGCAACGGCGCGGCTGTTTCCGTTGCGCGCGGCGTCCGTGCCGGGCGACCCGGATTTTTCACGCGGATTATATCTGGACGGGATCGGGGCGACCGGGTTTGTTTTCGGCCATAAATATAGTGTGACCAAGAAGGCCGAAACAGGAATGATGCAGCCGGTTTCGGACCGGATCGAAAGTCTGCGCCTGACGATCATGACGGCAATCGATCAGAGCCTTACCGGCGCAGAGGCCGGGATTGCCAAGGCATTGATTGTCGGCGAACGGGGCGATGTCAGTGCGGAAATTGCCGATGATCTTCGCAAATCGGGATTGGCGCATCTTCTGGCGATTTCCGGGCTGCATATGGGGCTTTTAAGCGGGACGGTTTTCTTTTTCCTGCGGTTTGGCATGGCGGCCATTCCCGCCCTTGCGCTGCGGTTTCCGATCAAGAAATGGGCGGCTATCGGGGCGATGGTGTCAGCGGGGATCTATCTTGGCCTGTCAGGGGCCAGTGTGCCGACGCAGCGTGCCTTTGTGACGTTGACGATTGTCTGGATTGCGTTGCTGCTGGATCGGCGGGCGATATCGTTGCGGCTGGTGGCGTTTGCGGCGCTGGTTGTTCTGATCCTGCGGCCCGATGCGGTCTTGGGGCCAAGCTTTCAGCTTTCCTTTGCGGCGGTGTCGGTTCTGGTAGCGTTTTATGATGGTCCGGGCAGGCGATGGTTTGACAAGTCGGGGGATCGGTCATGGCTATTCCGGCTTTGGCTGTTTTTTGCCGGGCTGGTGATGACCGGGTTGCTGGTTACGGCGGTGACCGCGCCGATCATCGGGTTTCATTTCGGGCGGATTTCGATGATCGGGATCGTGTCCAACCTGATTGCCATTCCGGTGATGGCGTTCTGGGTGATGCCGCTGATTGTGGCGACGCTTGTTCTGATGCCGTTCGGAGCCGGGGGACTGGCATTGTGGTTGATGAAGCCGGGACTGACATTGTTGATTGAAACCGCAAGCCTTGCCGCCGATCAGGCCTGGGGGCTTTGGCATGTCGAGCAGTTTAGTGCCGTATTTGCCATCGGCATCATGATGGCGATGGCCTGGTGGCTGGTCTGGCGAGGGAACGCGATTGCCCGGTTTGCTGTCATTCCGCTATGCGTGGCGATTGCGGCGCAAATCCTGTATCGCCCGGCGGATATTCTGGTTTCGGGGGATCAGGAAAGCTGGGCAATTCGCGACAGGGTGCGCGACAAACTTGTCCTGCCCGAAGGCATTTCGGATTTTCAGCAGTCGGTCTGGATGGCGCGATTTGGTATCGCCGATCATGATGCCGGCAATGTCATCGAAAAATGCGACGCAACGGTTTGTTCCGTCAGGATCGCCGGACGGCAGGTGATCATTGCCAATGATCTTGCCAATCCGTTCTATGCATGCCGCCATGGCGATATGATCATCAGCCTGAAACGCGATATGCCGCGTGATATCTGTGCGCCGGATGTGACTGTCATCGATGATGACCTGTTATGGTGGCAGGGGGGCGTATTGATTGCGTTGCGGCCCGATGCCGCCCCGGTGATCGAAACCGTGCGTGAAACGTCCGGCATCTGGCCGTGGATTATCATCGGGGGCAGGGTGGTCAAATAA
- the moaC gene encoding cyclic pyranopterin monophosphate synthase MoaC, with the protein MTEQDTGMADKLSHIDAAGNAVMVDISAKTDTARVAIAKGRVLMSAETARLIAERGHKKGDVLGIAQLAGIMGAKKTADLIPLCHPLPLTSAEVTLELATDTDAVDIVATCKTTGKTGVEMEALTAVSVTALTVFDMCKAVDKAMRITDIRVVHKEGGKSGTFTAD; encoded by the coding sequence ATAACGGAACAAGACACAGGCATGGCAGACAAACTTTCGCATATCGACGCTGCTGGTAATGCCGTCATGGTCGATATTTCGGCCAAGACCGATACCGCGCGCGTCGCCATCGCAAAGGGCCGTGTCCTGATGTCGGCGGAAACGGCCCGGCTGATTGCCGAACGCGGCCATAAAAAGGGCGACGTTCTTGGTATCGCCCAGCTTGCCGGGATTATGGGGGCCAAGAAAACCGCTGACCTGATCCCGCTTTGCCATCCCCTGCCTCTAACCTCGGCCGAAGTCACGCTGGAACTCGCAACTGACACCGATGCGGTAGATATTGTCGCGACATGCAAAACCACCGGCAAAACCGGGGTGGAAATGGAAGCCCTGACCGCCGTTTCCGTTACCGCACTTACCGTGTTCGATATGTGCAAGGCGGTCGATAAAGCCATGCGGATTACCGATATTCGCGTTGTCCACAAGGAAGGCGGAAAGTCGGGTACTTTCACCGCCGACTGA